Proteins co-encoded in one Candidatus Manganitrophaceae bacterium genomic window:
- a CDS encoding response regulator: MTMTKKKIMIISQENYIGELLRTELAEEGYQVTLVDTGEKAFWKYRQDFPDLVLIDTVLSAIDSNDVLRCFREGNASPPIVVWSAYDQSNDDNLWWDSDAYVMKTPSFFKIKKKIKELCPCA; encoded by the coding sequence ATGACGATGACGAAGAAGAAGATCATGATTATCAGCCAGGAAAATTATATCGGAGAGCTCCTCCGAACCGAATTGGCCGAAGAGGGTTATCAAGTCACCCTGGTCGATACCGGAGAGAAGGCCTTCTGGAAGTATCGGCAAGATTTTCCGGATCTGGTCCTGATCGATACGGTTTTATCCGCGATCGACAGCAATGATGTCTTGCGCTGCTTCCGCGAAGGAAATGCCTCCCCCCCGATCGTGGTCTGGTCGGCCTATGACCAGAGCAACGACGACAACCTCTGGTGGGATTCGGATGCCTACGTTATGAAGACACCGAGTTTTTTTAAAATCAAGAAAAAGATAAAAGAGCTCTGCCCATGCGCCTGA